The proteins below come from a single Fodinicola acaciae genomic window:
- a CDS encoding MFS transporter, translating into MSGYRGLFKVREFRFLYAAYTLSYLGDQFAAVAISVLVFGRSGSPLLTAIAYASAWIPALVGGPLLGPLVDRLPRRMVLVVCDVARAALVGVILLPGMPVWLIILLLYAAHLATPPFVAARAAILPDILDDEAYVTGNGLINITNQVSQIAGFAVGGAVVIAIQPTGAILVNAATFLLSAVLVLAGVRSRAAPRRQLARSYRQDWWDGFRYVFTDPWLRGCLLLVWVTSAFSNAPEAIAYPYAKELGHGPVLAGVLLAAPALGMVLGAVLMTRVFRVETRDRLLIPGALLQASVLVLIFAQPPYPVVILLYFVGGIGGSFMVPLNAIFIQRVRDDFRGRAMAVAIAGLTAGQGLGFLLAGALASLGLRMAIVVGICGVLCVLTTSVTARMWSSADGGMDIDQMRKAS; encoded by the coding sequence GTGAGCGGTTACCGAGGTCTGTTCAAGGTACGCGAGTTTCGCTTCCTTTACGCCGCTTACACGCTGTCCTACCTCGGCGATCAGTTCGCCGCGGTGGCCATCTCGGTGCTGGTGTTCGGCCGCAGCGGATCGCCGCTGCTGACCGCGATCGCGTACGCCTCGGCCTGGATCCCGGCGCTGGTCGGCGGTCCGCTGCTCGGCCCGCTCGTCGACCGGTTGCCACGCCGGATGGTGCTGGTCGTCTGCGACGTGGCGCGCGCCGCGCTGGTCGGCGTCATCCTGTTGCCCGGCATGCCGGTCTGGCTGATCATCCTGCTGCTTTACGCGGCGCACCTGGCCACTCCGCCGTTCGTCGCGGCTCGCGCGGCGATCCTGCCGGACATTCTTGACGACGAGGCATATGTCACCGGCAACGGCCTGATCAACATCACCAACCAGGTCAGCCAGATCGCCGGCTTCGCGGTCGGCGGCGCGGTGGTCATCGCCATCCAGCCGACCGGCGCGATCCTGGTCAATGCGGCGACATTCCTGCTGTCGGCGGTGCTGGTGCTGGCCGGCGTACGCAGCCGTGCCGCACCGCGACGCCAGCTGGCCCGGTCCTACCGGCAGGACTGGTGGGACGGTTTTCGTTACGTCTTCACGGATCCGTGGCTGCGCGGCTGCCTGCTGCTGGTGTGGGTCACCAGCGCGTTCAGCAACGCGCCGGAGGCGATCGCCTATCCGTACGCGAAAGAGCTCGGCCACGGGCCGGTGCTGGCCGGCGTGCTGCTTGCCGCGCCGGCACTGGGGATGGTGCTCGGCGCGGTGCTGATGACCCGGGTTTTCCGGGTGGAGACACGCGATCGGCTGCTGATTCCCGGTGCGCTGCTGCAGGCTTCGGTGCTGGTGCTGATCTTCGCGCAGCCGCCGTATCCGGTCGTCATCCTGCTGTATTTCGTCGGTGGCATCGGCGGCTCGTTCATGGTGCCGCTCAACGCGATCTTCATCCAGCGCGTACGGGACGACTTCCGCGGCCGCGCGATGGCGGTGGCCATCGCCGGCCTGACCGCCGGACAGGGCCTGGGATTCCTGCTCGCCGGCGCACTCGCCTCGCTTGGTCTGCGGATGGCCATCGTCGTCGGCATTTGCGGTGTGCTTTGTGTGCTGACGACCTCGGTGACGGCACGGATGTGGTCGTCGGCCGACGGCGGCATGGACATCGACCAGATGCGCAAGGCCTCATAG
- a CDS encoding glycosyltransferase family 39 protein yields MTAPSLAEADTAPVSQWPQEMRRLSRWVRRVGDKWRPYVLAVVLLAGVGSYVRVWLSDRGFWNDELCIAINLRDLDFGQLTGPLKCKQIAPPAWLFVEKGLLQLTGPSEVGLRTFSMIAAATALLLTATAARRAVGRWGSVVAAALVVLSPMLVTYAGELKQYTTEAAVALMLLVVGDRFAADDRQDVHRSRRAGAWMVAGVVAAMFSYSALIVLVGVVAAVVCFLSYRRRFVDLVFFVGATIPVGILSAAVVLLRASQPRLENQDDFFPTGLPPAGAGPLELIGWLPRMWNGFVDAPLSWAFPFFALLLVVGGIVALAWRGKLLWAALLSAIFGAAVCAAALNGLPLQDRVALYLVAPAAIAVAACVDGAARGAVRVFAALDQPIDPDIWWKRGRPMTSGLGVGLLAAFLLASVGGAAVVQPAAVGAYEETQIPRYRDPGRDVLRDIAGKLRPGDRVLVYNFSAPLASWYGRQYAIPVVGLAKLKRAGTCQPKTVDRLFAGANRVWYVHGARLSTDPTDYTARVSAGLAGHGRIVASRVFPGSRQDAASSWAPGWVLVDPHGGADPHPPRPPGNREFGCLALNLAPV; encoded by the coding sequence CGTACGTCCGCGTTTGGCTCAGCGACCGGGGTTTCTGGAACGACGAGCTGTGCATCGCCATCAACCTGCGCGATCTGGACTTCGGCCAGCTCACCGGTCCGTTGAAATGCAAGCAAATCGCGCCGCCGGCATGGCTTTTCGTGGAGAAAGGCCTGTTGCAGCTGACCGGACCGAGCGAGGTCGGACTGCGCACGTTTTCGATGATCGCGGCGGCGACGGCGTTGTTGCTGACCGCCACGGCGGCTCGGCGCGCGGTCGGCCGGTGGGGATCGGTGGTGGCCGCGGCGTTGGTCGTCCTGTCGCCGATGCTGGTCACGTACGCCGGGGAGCTGAAGCAATACACCACGGAGGCGGCGGTCGCGTTGATGTTGCTCGTCGTCGGCGACCGTTTCGCGGCCGACGATCGGCAGGACGTACACCGGTCCCGGCGCGCCGGCGCCTGGATGGTCGCCGGCGTCGTTGCCGCGATGTTCAGCTACAGCGCATTGATCGTGTTGGTCGGCGTGGTTGCCGCGGTCGTCTGCTTCCTGTCGTATCGGCGGAGGTTCGTCGACCTGGTTTTCTTCGTGGGGGCAACGATTCCAGTCGGCATCCTGTCGGCGGCGGTGGTGTTGCTGCGCGCATCGCAGCCACGGCTGGAAAACCAGGACGACTTCTTCCCCACCGGTCTGCCGCCGGCCGGCGCCGGTCCGCTGGAGCTGATCGGCTGGCTGCCACGGATGTGGAATGGTTTCGTGGACGCTCCGCTGTCCTGGGCGTTTCCGTTTTTCGCACTGTTGCTGGTGGTCGGCGGAATAGTAGCGTTGGCGTGGCGCGGGAAGCTGTTGTGGGCCGCGCTGCTCAGCGCCATTTTCGGAGCTGCTGTGTGCGCCGCCGCGCTCAATGGCCTGCCGCTGCAGGATCGCGTCGCGTTGTATCTGGTGGCGCCAGCAGCGATCGCGGTGGCTGCTTGCGTCGATGGCGCGGCACGCGGAGCCGTACGCGTCTTCGCCGCTCTCGACCAGCCAATCGATCCGGACATCTGGTGGAAACGCGGCCGTCCGATGACCAGCGGCCTCGGTGTCGGACTGCTGGCGGCATTCCTGCTGGCGTCGGTCGGAGGCGCCGCGGTCGTGCAGCCGGCGGCGGTCGGTGCGTACGAGGAAACGCAAATCCCCCGCTATCGCGACCCCGGTCGGGACGTTTTGCGGGACATCGCCGGCAAACTCCGGCCCGGCGACCGCGTGCTCGTCTACAACTTCAGTGCCCCGCTGGCATCCTGGTATGGCCGCCAGTACGCGATCCCCGTTGTCGGCCTGGCGAAACTGAAACGGGCCGGCACCTGCCAGCCCAAGACCGTCGACAGGCTGTTCGCCGGCGCCAACCGCGTCTGGTATGTGCACGGAGCGCGGCTGTCCACCGATCCGACCGACTACACCGCGCGGGTTTCGGCCGGTTTGGCCGGCCACGGGCGGATCGTCGCCTCGCGCGTCTTTCCCGGCAGTCGCCAGGATGCCGCGAGCAGCTGGGCTCCCGGTTGGGTCCTGGTCGACCCGCACGGCGGCGCCGACCCGCATCCGCCACGACCGCCGGGCAACCGGGAGTTTGGCTGCCTGGCGCTGAATCTCGCGCCGGTCTGA
- a CDS encoding RNA polymerase subunit sigma-70: MTNDLLLRARRGDGDAFGQLVEPYRRELHAHCYRILGSVQDAEDVLQETLTAAWRGLDRFEGRASVRTWLYRIATNRCLNFLRDSRRRPATVDERPPFQIPEPSRLTEPNWVEPYPSDLPDSSAGPEASYESSETISLAFVTALQNLPPRQRAALVLCDVMGFRAAEAADMLEVTETAVSSALKRARSAIPERRDGTPLPDAAERAIADRFAAAYERGDIAEIVELLTTDVRFTMPPSPLEYLGMAAVAAFLAAGFEARQGLSYRLVPTRANGQPAFGCYAQDRHTSIARAHGLVVLSVDDRGIAEITRFADNATIGRFGLPRTL, from the coding sequence GTGACCAACGACCTGCTTCTACGCGCGCGGCGCGGCGACGGTGATGCGTTCGGCCAGCTGGTCGAGCCATACCGGCGCGAGTTGCACGCGCACTGCTATCGCATCCTCGGCTCGGTCCAGGACGCGGAGGACGTGCTTCAGGAGACGCTGACCGCCGCCTGGCGAGGCCTTGACCGGTTCGAGGGGCGCGCGTCCGTACGCACGTGGCTCTATCGGATCGCGACCAACCGCTGCCTGAACTTCCTTCGCGACAGCCGCCGCCGGCCGGCGACGGTGGACGAGCGGCCGCCGTTCCAGATCCCGGAGCCGAGCCGGCTGACCGAGCCGAACTGGGTCGAGCCGTATCCTTCCGACCTGCCGGACAGCAGCGCCGGCCCGGAGGCGTCCTACGAGAGCAGTGAGACGATTTCGCTGGCTTTCGTGACCGCGCTGCAAAACCTGCCACCACGGCAGCGAGCCGCGCTGGTTTTGTGCGACGTGATGGGATTTCGCGCGGCCGAGGCGGCGGACATGTTGGAGGTCACCGAAACCGCCGTCAGCAGCGCGCTCAAACGTGCCAGGTCGGCGATCCCGGAGCGGCGGGACGGCACGCCGTTGCCGGATGCGGCCGAACGCGCGATCGCCGACCGGTTCGCGGCCGCGTACGAACGCGGCGACATCGCCGAGATCGTCGAGCTGCTGACGACGGACGTACGCTTCACGATGCCGCCGTCGCCGCTGGAATATCTCGGCATGGCCGCGGTCGCCGCGTTTCTCGCCGCGGGTTTCGAGGCACGGCAGGGCCTGTCGTATCGGCTGGTGCCGACCAGGGCCAACGGACAGCCGGCTTTTGGCTGCTACGCGCAGGATCGGCACACGTCGATCGCGCGAGCGCATGGCCTGGTGGTGCTCTCGGTCGACGACCGCGGCATCGCCGAGATCACGCGTTTCGCTGACAACGCGACGATTGGCCGCTTTGGCCTGCCGCGTACGCTATGA